The Oceanidesulfovibrio indonesiensis genome window below encodes:
- a CDS encoding ATP-binding cassette domain-containing protein, with protein MPLITINQVQKYYGDNHVLKGVDLDIDMGQVISIIGRRGSGKSTLLRCINGLEGYQDGSIKLGGMTITDRDSQAREISRSVGMVFQSFNLFPHMTALENVMLAPRRVLKKSAAECRALAQQMLEKVGLGDRLDYY; from the coding sequence ATGCCTCTTATCACCATTAATCAGGTGCAGAAGTACTACGGCGATAACCACGTGCTCAAGGGTGTCGATCTGGATATCGACATGGGCCAGGTGATCTCCATCATCGGGCGCCGCGGATCGGGCAAAAGCACGCTGCTGCGCTGCATTAACGGCCTGGAAGGCTACCAGGACGGCAGCATCAAGCTTGGCGGCATGACCATTACCGACCGGGACTCCCAGGCGCGCGAAATCAGCCGCTCGGTCGGGATGGTGTTCCAGAGCTTTAATCTGTTCCCGCACATGACGGCGCTGGAAAACGTGATGCTTGCCCCGCGTCGGGTGCTGAAGAAAAGCGCCGCCGAATGCCGGGCGCTGGCGCAGCAGATGCTGGAGAAGGTTGGCCTTGGCGATCGTCTGGATTACTAC